The following are encoded in a window of Chionomys nivalis chromosome X, mChiNiv1.1, whole genome shotgun sequence genomic DNA:
- the LOC130868604 gene encoding homeobox protein Rhox5-like has protein sequence METRKDCSNTFSAMRDLGADGDQEQQHGGNAMVLKAGEEGGKKGLEQSKPTEGELDEGKPAPGELAEGKLAQEEPAQCSLAQEATEEVEEGEIKEEEMGGGHAAAGSSGPVDNEAHEEGGHGGSVDQQQPQPEAAMPEGTNSPQTGERLPVKRRTRFTLSQLQDLEQLFQENRHPSLRMRKDLARWLGVSEADVQDWFRNRRAVHRRNTRLLVLCNTPPAPENNDA, from the exons ATGGAGACTCGCAAAGACTGCTCCAACACTTTCAGCGCGATGCGGGATCTGGGAGCTGATGGGGACCAGGAACAACAGCATG GTGGGAATGCAATGGTCTTGaaggctggagaggaaggaggcaaGAAAGGGCTTGAGCAGAGCAAGCCCACTGAGGGGGAGCTTGATGAGGGCAAACCTGCTCCGGGCGAACTTGCTGAAGGCAAGCTTGCTCAAGAAGAGCCTGCTCAGTGCAGTCTCGCTCAGGAAGCCACAGAAGAGGTAGAGGAGGGAGAaatcaaagaagaagaaatgggaggaggccATGCTGCCGCTGGTAGTTCTGGCCCCGTGGACAACGAGGCCCACGAGGAAGGTGGCCATGGCGGCAGCGTGGATCAACAGCAGCCTCAGCCAGAGGCGGCGATGCCTGAGGGCACCAATAGTCCCCAGACTGGGGAAAGGCTGCCTGTCAAGCGCCGCACCAGATTCACCCTGTCTCAGCTGCAGGATCTGGAGCAGCTTTTCCAAGAGAATCGCCACCCCAGCTTGCGGATGAG GAAGGATCTTGCAAGATGGCTGGGTGTGTCAGAAGCCGATGTGCAG GATTGGTTTAGGAACAGGAGAGCCGTTCACCGGAGGAACACTAGACTGCTGGTGCTGTGCAACACACCCCCTGCTCCCGAGAACAACGATGCCTGA